The following proteins are encoded in a genomic region of Streptomyces collinus Tu 365:
- a CDS encoding amino acid adenylation domain-containing protein has translation MHPDDIPVPLRIARQAARTPDATAVSAPEGELTYRTFDRRARAVAGELRAAGAGPEDTVLVAVGRGADWAVAVLGIWYAGAAPLLVDPAAPDERLRALLAAARTRYAVVTGHVAAAALRRRCGEELFWAGTRGEAPYAAADPAAVAPGSLAYVLFTSGSTGRPKPVAVGHAGLARQTAVLAERYGLTAADRVLQFAAPAFDVSLEEALPTWCTGGTAVFVDDNLASPAELEPFLARRQVTVVNLPTPYWAQWAKDVERRPRPLPPALRHVVIGSDAGRTADLVRWYAAGGPDVTSAYGLTESTITATCHATHPGPSAGTPDEVIPLGVPLDGVRAYVLDEALEPTADDAAGELYLAGHCLARGYHDRAALTAERFVADPFAAPGERMYRTGDRVRRAPDGTLRFLGRTDDQVKIRGHRVELKEVEAAVAAHPDVVDVVARAVPHQGEPQVVVYVAAVPGRALDGGVLRRDLAARVPGHLVPARACVLPRLPRTPGGKLDVRGLPDPFAPRAAAARPPLAEPA, from the coding sequence GTGCACCCCGACGACATCCCGGTTCCCCTGCGCATCGCACGGCAGGCGGCCCGGACACCCGACGCCACGGCCGTGAGCGCCCCCGAGGGCGAGCTGACCTACCGCACGTTCGACCGCAGGGCCCGTGCCGTGGCCGGGGAACTGCGCGCGGCCGGCGCGGGCCCGGAGGACACCGTGCTCGTCGCAGTGGGCCGGGGCGCCGACTGGGCGGTGGCCGTCCTGGGCATCTGGTACGCCGGTGCCGCGCCGCTGCTCGTCGATCCGGCGGCCCCGGACGAGCGGCTGCGCGCACTGCTGGCCGCCGCCCGCACCCGGTACGCGGTCGTCACCGGGCACGTGGCCGCGGCCGCGCTGCGCCGCCGGTGCGGCGAGGAGCTGTTCTGGGCCGGTACCCGGGGCGAGGCCCCGTACGCCGCCGCGGACCCGGCCGCCGTCGCACCGGGCTCGCTGGCCTACGTCCTGTTCACCTCCGGCTCGACCGGCAGGCCCAAACCGGTCGCCGTCGGCCACGCCGGCCTGGCCCGGCAGACCGCCGTACTCGCCGAGCGCTACGGCCTGACCGCGGCGGACCGCGTGCTCCAGTTCGCCGCACCCGCCTTCGACGTGTCGCTGGAGGAGGCACTGCCGACCTGGTGCACGGGCGGAACGGCCGTGTTCGTCGACGACAACCTGGCCTCGCCCGCCGAACTGGAACCCTTCCTGGCCCGGCGCCAGGTCACCGTCGTCAACCTGCCCACCCCCTACTGGGCCCAGTGGGCCAAGGACGTCGAACGCCGCCCCCGGCCGCTGCCGCCCGCCCTGCGCCACGTCGTGATCGGCAGCGACGCGGGCCGCACCGCGGACCTCGTCCGCTGGTACGCGGCCGGCGGGCCGGACGTGACCAGCGCCTACGGCCTCACCGAGTCGACGATCACGGCCACCTGCCATGCCACGCACCCGGGTCCGTCGGCCGGCACCCCCGACGAGGTCATCCCGCTCGGGGTGCCGCTCGACGGCGTACGGGCCTACGTCCTGGACGAGGCGCTGGAGCCCACCGCGGACGACGCGGCGGGCGAGCTGTACCTCGCCGGGCACTGCCTGGCACGCGGCTACCACGACCGGGCCGCCCTGACCGCCGAGCGGTTCGTCGCCGACCCGTTCGCCGCACCGGGGGAGCGCATGTACCGCACGGGGGACCGGGTACGGCGGGCGCCCGACGGCACCCTGCGCTTCCTGGGCCGCACCGACGACCAGGTCAAGATCCGCGGGCACCGGGTGGAGCTCAAGGAGGTCGAGGCGGCCGTCGCCGCCCACCCGGACGTGGTGGACGTCGTCGCCCGCGCCGTGCCGCACCAGGGCGAACCGCAGGTGGTGGTCTACGTCGCCGCCGTCCCCGGACGGGCCCTGGACGGTGGTGTGTTGCGCCGGGACCTGGCCGCGCGGGTGCCGGGCCACCTCGTCCCGGCCCGGGCGTGCGTCCTGCCCCGTCTGCCGCGCACCCCGGGTGGCAAGCTCGACGTGCGCGGCCTGCCGGACCCGTTCGCGCCGCGGGCGGCCGCCGCACGACCGCCGCTCGCCGAACCCGCCTGA